The candidate division WOR-3 bacterium genome segment TTATCAGGGCAATCCGAACCCGAGGATTAGCGAGATCATAACGCCAAACAAGATATGCGGAAATTCCCATTAGCAAAAATAATATTGTCCAAACCGGTGCAAATAACCAATTCGGTGGAGTAATACTCGGTTTTTTTAATGTAGCATACCAAACTGGAATATTCGGCGTTGTAAATATCGAGCCAACAAAACCAGCACCTTGACAAACAATAATACTAATTAATAACTTAATAATATCTTTCATCTTAATCTCCTATTT includes the following:
- a CDS encoding tryptophan-rich sensory protein — encoded protein: MKDIIKLLISIIVCQGAGFVGSIFTTPNIPVWYATLKKPSITPPNWLFAPVWTILFLLMGISAYLVWRYDLANPRVRIALIIFIIQLIVNISWSLVFFGLKSPSAGFFVIIALWLLILLTIIHFTNISIAAGILLIPYILWVSFASVLNFMLWQLNP